A window of Megalops cyprinoides isolate fMegCyp1 chromosome 13, fMegCyp1.pri, whole genome shotgun sequence genomic DNA:
GAGACGAGAGACAAGTCCTCTCCTCCCCCGGAGTCCAGCAGTGTGGAGatcatgcatttttacagaagTCTGGAGAAGGAGCATAAGCTGGAGTTTCTGAGCAGGCTGGCTCAGGATTTCGGCGTGGATCACAGAAGCGTGTCAGAGCTGGCAGGCAAAGTGGTAGAGTCGCAGCAGCGGGACATGGCGACGGTTCTGCAGGCGGAGGACCGGCTCCGGTACAGCCTGATCCCGCGGTACAGACCGATGCTGAGCCACATCAGCAAGGTGGAAGGAGGCGTCAAGTTCCTGGTGGACCTCCGTGCCGATGTGATCGACATCCTGTCTTCTAAAGCCAGCGACAGTCCCCACATTAGGGTAAGGAAAGCGTGTTGGTTTAACTATGAATGGTATGAGCTCGTTTTGGGAAAGTTCAAGAAAATACAGCTAAGGATTTTCACAGACAACCGAACAGAATGTAGACCATCATCTACTATCAGGTGTCACCTGTGTCCTTTGAGGAGACTGTAATCCATGTTTCGCCAGGTAGTTAACTCCAGCTCCGTGTGCCGTCAATAACTGACTTTGCAATTAAAATCTAGTAATAACCCTGGGGGAGACCGTGCCAGGCCTTTTCTTTAATCAGACAGTATTCATGTTACACACTCGTCATGTTACGCACTCATGAAGGCTCGGACCAAaacctgtgtttttatttccttctgcTTTcataaaatactaaaaatagCAGATCTGTAGAGTTGATTCCACAGACCAAACGTTTTTGTGTGCTATGTTCTTTTACGGTTTTGGACCGCTTCTTTACTGAGACATGGAGAGAGTTTGCACTTAGTGCTCTTGCTGTCATTCACCTCTCTCACTGCATGTGACCATTTTGGAGGGAATAAGCAGTAAGAAGGTGCTGTGCAGTTTAAACTCAGAGGTCCATGAGCAGGACGTCCCTGTCCCGTTGTGCAGGACCTCCCTGTCCTGCTGTGCAGGACCTCCCTGTCCCGCTGTGCAGGACCTCCCTGTCCCGCTGTGCAGGACCTCCCTGTCCCGCTGTGCAGGACCTCCCTGTCCCGCTGTCACAGCTGAgtggagctggagaggcagTGGGCTGTGCTGCTCAGCTCAGCCCAGCCCTCCCTGCAGTTATTATCCCTCCTCTTTACTGGTGGAAGGACAGTGAGTACTGTCGCTATgactttttcccccaaaaatgtttttctcctgaTATTAGGGAAAGTTGCTGTGGTGGTACTCTAAGTCTGAGCGGTTGTCTCTGAAATTCAGTCGCCAATACCCCCATAACACACACTGTCCTCACCACAGAAATGCCATTTCTCACAGACACCCTGACTGATCCTAGGTCAGCAGGTCCCCTCTGAGTTCTGCAGGCTTTTCATATTGTCACTGGGTCCCAGAGAAGTCACacctggtgtgtttgtgtttgtgtttgtgtgtgtgtgtgtgtgtgtgtgtgtgtgtgtgtgtgtatgactgggagagagacagctggcACATGTGGGCAGACAGTGTTCCAGATCTCTATAAATACCCATAGGAATGCATGGAGCCTGAACTCTACCCCACATCTGTGAgccaagagagagggagagggagagagagagagagagggagagagggggcagtgagTCAGAGAGCATAGTGCCTCAGAAAGAGAGGGCAGTGagtcagagatggagagagagggcagtgagtcagagagagagagagagggtagggAGTCACAGCCggggcagtggcagtgggagCGGGTCAGAGAGAGATTGGATCAGTGGGATCAGTAAGGGCGGTTGAAACTGGGCTTGTAGGGATGCATGTGGGCTCTGTTCTGTTGCTGGAGTGAGCAGAGCCATTATGCACTGGAACAAGAAACGGAACGGACTGGTCCATGAAATCTGTGGCTGGACAGATGAATGTGGAAGTGGAAAGCAGAAGCTATGAAGTCAGTGTTAGTCAGTTAGCAAGCTAGTGTAATTCCACAGCCTGCAGGGCAGTGTGGATAATCTAGCAGCTGCAGCATCTTGTAATTCCACAGACTGCAGGGCAGTGTGGATAATCTAGCATCTGCAGCATCGTGTAATTCCACAGCCTGCAGGGCAGTGTGGATAATGCGAGTGTAATTCCACAGACTGCAGGGCAGTGTGGATAATGCGAGTGTAATTCCACAGACTGCAGGGCAGTGTGGATAATCTAGCAGCTGCAGCATCATGTATTTTCACTCATATGGTGATTTCCTGTCCATCCTGAAGGGGGCACTCCTCGTTGCACTGTGTGGTCCGGGAGAGGGTGCTGTGCCATGTGAGCACAGCACCAGTAATCAAAGGATGACATGGGTTTGAAATAAAAGGGCAGAAACttaagaaaaaatgttaaaggTTGTAAATTCTGGGGTCTGTAGTTAAGGAAGGTGTCAGAGACATCACTACAGATTCtacagcacatttattttcatgactCGGCTATTGATTTTCCCATCCTTACCTGCTCTTCAGAGATGTAGAGCGGGGTTTAGGAGTCAGCTCTTTCACAGGGTACAGTGTCCACTCTGCCATGGTGCTGCTGGCCAGAGTTACTGTTCCACTGCAGGGCATTTTatcctctctttccttccctgtgTCCGCTGCTCTGAAGATGGAGGGGTCTGTATTTCAGAAAGCTCTCTGCATGAGTGTCAGCAATTCATAAGAGTCATCCTCAAGCCTTACTATTcgcggatgtgtgtgtgtgtgtgtgtgtgtgtgtgtgtgaatgtgtgcgcaatgtgtttctttcacatttctttcactctttttaAATTAGATCTGACCCTCAGATCCAGACTGTACTGCTCTCCATCTCCACTTAAATCTTCCTCATACAAACCGTGACTacaggaaataaacagaaaagagggaaaaaagacagaaagagaaggaaaggaacACCTGAATTTTACCTGCCTTCTGCTCACAGATATCTGCTTATActattaattaatataatggctgtaaaattattttaatatttcgCAGAACAGATCTACAATGATATCATAAACGGTAATGATTGTCTGGACATCAGTAAAATGATATTATAAGCAGTAGTAATTAGCAGAAGGGCCTTAAAATGATGAGGCTATGAGCAGTAATAATTAGCAGAAGGGCCGTAAAATGATGAGGTTATGAGCAGTAATAATTAGCAGAAGGGCTGTAAAATGATGAGGTTATGAGCAGTAGTGGGATGTTTTGGGCGTGACCGGagtcctcctcctgcaggaccTGAACGGAACTCTGAAGGGCCTCCTGTCTGAGTGGTTCTCTGTGGGGCTTCTGTGTCTGGAGAGAATCACCTGGCAGTCCCCCTGCGAACTGCTGCAGAAGATCAGCCAGTGAGACACctggcgcgcacacacacacacacgcacacacacacgtctctccctcacacacacacacacacacacacacacacacacacacgcgcacacacacacacacacacacacacatgtctctccctcacacaaacacacacacacacacctctccctcacacacgcacaaacacacatacacacgtctcactctctcacacacacacacacacacgcgcacaaacatgcacacacgcacatgcacacacgtgtctctcacactcacacacacacacacacgtctcactctctcacacacacacacacacgcacatgcacacacgtgtctctcacactcacactcacacacacacacacacacacacacacgtctcactctctcacacacacacacacacacgcacatgcacacacgtgtctctcacactcacacacacacacacgtctcactctctcacacacacacacacacgcacatgcacacacgtgtctctcacacacacacacacacacacacacacagtagtgCAGTGAGCTGGTAGCCCTCAGTGACACTGGGCTCTGTGCGCAGGTACGAGGCAGTGCACCCTGTGAGGAACTGGACAGACATTAAGCGTAGGGTGGGGCCGTACCGCCGCTGCTACGCCTTCACCCATGCCGCCATGCCGGGGGAGCCCCTCGTCGTGCTGCACGTCGCCCTGACTGACGACATCGCCAACAACATCCAGGTGAGTCGCCCTGACTGACGACATCGCCAACAACATCCAGGTGAGTCGCCCTGACTGACGACATCGCCAGCAACATCCAGGTGAGTCGCCCTGACTGACAACATCGCCAACAACATCCAGGTGAGTCGCCCTGACTGACGACATCGCCAGCAACATCCAGGTGAGTCGCCCTGACTGACGACATCGCCAGCAACATCCAGGTGAGTCGCCCTGACTGACGACATCGCCAGCAACATCCAGGTGAGTCGCCCTGACTGACAACATCGCCAACAACATCCAGGTGAGTCGCCCTGACTGACGACATCGCCAGCAACATCCAGGTGAGACCAGGGGCAGCATCCAGGGGAAAGAGCAGGGGATTGGCCACATCAACTTATAAAGTAATTGATTagttggttgattgattgattaacaGATTTTTGGCTGGAAGGAAGACCACTGTCCACCATTCTGAAAGGGCCTGATATTTGGTCCAGCATCTGGATGACATTGTCTGCTCATTTCGCTCTGTTTCTGTATCAGTTTTCAGTCTCCCTCTCCGATGCTTGgcttcttttctctccttgtctctcagGCTATTGTGCGTGAGTTTGCCACGCTGGACTCTGAGGAGGACGTTAATAAGATCAACGCTGCTGTCTTCTACTCCATCTCCTCCACCCAGGCTGGGCTGCAGGGGGTGGAACTCGGGAATTACCTCATCAAGAGGGTGGTACGTGAGCTGCAGGTAGGTGCAGCCTGTGTGTGCTCTTATTTCCATCCAaaaccagggtagagtagccctccaggcactgcggccctccaggaccagggtagagtagccctccgggcactgtggccctccaggaccaggtagagtagccctgcaggcgcCGCGGCCCTCCAgaaccagggtagagtagccctgctATACTGGTGACTAGCAAGCTGACATGTCATTTGTATTATTCGGTTTCAGCAGGCCCTATCCTTGCTGAAGCAGCAGTCCAAAGGGAGCTGCACTCTGCCCTTCTGGAAGATAATGCTCTCTTCAGCATCGTTCCCATTTTGTTCCACTCTAAGCAGCTGTTCCCTGTTTTGCAAGCAGCCCTGCTATGCCGTCTATCTCCGGAGGCCCTTTCTTTCTGTGGTGACCAGATATCTTGGTCCCGCTGTGCCCCCCGGGGGCAGTAGAGGGGGCTACAGTGTAACCAGCACCCCTGTTTCAGCTCGGCATCGCCCACCCTGgggcggagagagggagcaatGATTCAGTTGGGCTGTCAGCATCAATCATCATGAGCACAGCAGACACGCCACATCTGGAGCTGGACCTGCCTTCTGTTAAATGAGGAGAGATTTGGCTGGAAAAGCAGAAGACATTCAGCCTGATAGATTCAAATGACTTTTTCCATGAGGGCAACATGGAGTTTCTGAGCACTCTGGAGTCCAGGAGAGAAGCGTTAGCAGACGCCCTTTACCGCTGCTCTTGTGTCCTGCTGGTGAAACATCCTCTGCTCCCGGTGAGAGATGGTGACCCTGcccacaggctgtgtgctgttggacagagagagagagagagagagagactgcaggctCTGTGGTCCACTCCCTCAGCCTCTCTGACAAGATGCTCGACACTGATTCGCTTCATATGTTGTGTCTCAAGAGTCAACAACACTGGCAGGGTAGCAATCTGTTTGTTCAGCCTGGCAGAgcatgagacagaggagggagggagggagggagggagggagagagagagagggagagggagggagagagagggagagagggagagagagagggagaaagagagggagggagagggagggagggagagggagagggaggggggagggagagagggatggggagagggaggggtaaaAGAGGAGTAGAGAGATTGAAGTGAAAGGAATAAGAACAAAGAGGAGAATTTTAGTGAGTGggtgaagagagacagagttttGTGAGTGGGAGTGAGAAGGGTCATCCATCTCTTTCAGGCTGGAGTTTCTCTGGTTGTGCATTTCCTCTGGGGTTACCGTGAGAGCAGCAAGATGGGGAACCTTTAGTTTCTGACAAACAACCTCAGCCTCTCCtactggagagagggagggggggtgctgtgCTCCTGTCTCTAGGCAGGGCCTGAGTGGGAGTCATTAGGACACgctctgtgtgtggggatgggCTGCGTGTGGTAGCACACCCTGCCTCTCAGATACACAGTTTAATCCTGTTGCAGAGTGATGCCTTCTTGCAGAGGTTTCTTCAGAATGGCTGCGATCATGCTGGCCTGGAACAGAAGCTGGTTTatccatctctcactctctctctctctcatataactctctccctccctttctcttttcctctctctatttcatctgctctctctctccctctctccccccctctctccctctctattccccctccctctctctccctccctctttctccctctctctctctccctaactctccctccctccctctccccccctcctcctctcccccccctccctctctttctccctttcttcctccctctctcttttaccttctctctctctccctctctccccctctttctccctctctctctctccctaactctccctccctccctctccccccctcctcctcctctcccccccctccctcttgccccctctctctccctttctctatGCAGGGTGAGTTTCCCCACATCTCGCAGTTCTCCAGCCTGTCTCCGATCCCAGGCTTCTGCTCCTGGCTGCAGGGTCTCCTCAGCCCGCAGCGTAAGGAGGTGCGAGGGGTGGGGCTGCTGACGGACCAGGAGTGGCGGGCGGTGGAGGAGGTGACGGGGGCGGGGTCTGGGGCGGAGGCTGTGGAGGCCCTGCGCAAACTGCTCGGCACCAGCGAGTGGGTGCAGTCGGACCGCCTGGTGCAGGTCCTGGAGCCGGCGCTGATGCGTCTCTGTGCCTGGTACCTGTACGGCGAAAAGAGGCGTGGCTACGCCATCAACCCCGTTGCCAACTTCCATCTGCAGAATGGCGCCACCATGTGGCGGCTCAACTGGCAGGCAGACACCAGCCCGCGTGGCATCACAAACTCCTGCGGCATCATGGTCAACTACCGCTACTTCCTGCAAGAGACCAGTGCCAACAGCGCCACCTATCTGCAGACCAAGGCTATCAGTGCATCTGAGCAGGTGCTCAGTCTGGTGTCCCAGTTCCAGAAGAACAGTAAACTGTGACGGAGACTCCAGCCAGCAGCATAGCCATGCCTCTGACctgccctgctccagagaggaCTTCTGCCAAATCAAAGGAAtctgatgaaaaaataatttattgctttttccTCAGTCCTAATGCCGCTGGAGTGCTGTTCTCAGACCATGGTGTCTTGTCTGACAAAGACTCTTTTTATGGTCTAAAAGACAGAACATAATGAATCCAGACAAACATCTCAGGCCTCCTCACAATCCTCTTGTCTGTGAGGTGTACACCCCCAGGGACTGTGTGGAAAtgccttctctttctgttttcaggGTTCTTCTTTAATATTTTCCACTGTAACTTGACTGTGaaattgcttattttttccCAAAGGACGCAAACAATTTTCTCTTGCTGAACCATGCAATATGATAGAAACTAACAaagtaaagaaatgaaatggcacagaatgtaaaaatgtagaatATTTCCTTAAGTTTAAGTGCTGAGGGAGTGGAGTGAGGGACTGACCACAGACAATAAAGACGCTGATGGAAAGtggcttttgtgttttcacgtctgagaaactctgacatctacaaatgacaatgaaaactGTTTTTGGGGAACCTGTCCAGTGCTGAAGGAGACTGTCCCAGCAAAGCGGCTTCCACTGGGTTTCACTCCAGGGTTTCATTCCAGGGTCAGCCCCCCAGCCCTAATCCTGACCCCCCAATCTTCTTAGGCTGAGTGTGGACCccaaataaacatgaaatgactAGGTGAAACCTTAAACAATCACATGACCACCGgttgacacacacatatgtgtaacCCCATAGCGGTACTGACTCTGGTGTGCAACAGCAGTCTGCTTCACGGGGGGTTAGTGCAGCTGGATCCTCCTCTTCCTTGAGGAAATCACAAATTTTCCTTCATTGCCAGCTGGCTGTATCTCACTAGCTCCTCTCTGATAGGCTGTAGTATTCAGCTAATGTGTTTGGCATTTTCTGCTAGCAGATGTAAGGTCATCATAGACGAGTCCCGTTAGTCTTAGCCTGGCCAACATGGCTGCCTGTTACCATAGAAACAGTGACGATATGGACAGGTCCTGGAAGCCTGGACTCAGGGCTGTTTAAAGCTCCTGCATGACTGTGGTAAACATCACATCAGAGAAATCTGggtatttcattcattcagatcATTTTAAACACGTGACTGGCACTGATGGTGAACAATAGTCTGCTctcatgttttttaaacaacttAGCAAGTTCCTTTCCTGATTGGAAACAACAGGCCAATGAATCAATTAACAGAAACCTTTGAAAAGCGCTACCTGATTAtcttatatttacatattgatGTTTTGCCTATGTCCCAAATGGAttgaatacaaaaaaacagcagagggaaatAGAATATAAATTGCTTgtgggtttttttaaaaagacaatggcttaattaaaatgtcagggcttgcagtttgtttttgccAGCTGAGAGCTGTGCTGCTTTCCTTTGGTTTGCTTCCATTTAACTGGGATGCTCTTAATCAGAGCCTGAATCAGCAGACACTCCCGGGGTTTGAGCCTGACGCCACAGTGAttaagacagagagaaaaaagatgcTGCTTTATTTGgctttgccttttttcctctcaaaagcAAACTGCAGAATTTAATTATGTGGTTATGATGAGAAAACCTCTCAATAATATAAAGCCAAATTATTAAAGAggacacagtctcacacagacatgtagTAACCTGATTGAATAGTTGAGAAACAGATACAGAAAGCAGTTACCTGGGGAGGAAGCAGTTACCTGAGGAGGAAGCAGCTACTTGGGGAAGAAGCAGCTACCTGGGGAGGAAGCAGTTACCTGGGGAGGGTGTAGAGTTCAGTGAGCAGAACCTGTGTGCCAGCACAACCTGATAGGAGATGAGCAGGGATGGGTAATTTTGGGAGTTGCAGTTCATTTCAGTACTAAAAGGAAATACTAAATAATGACATTGTGTTCATTGCGTCTTTACACACATAGCTACTTTAGTCAATCCTGTCTCCATTTTTGTTCATGTCTTACATTTTCAAGCTTTTAGGTTATATCTCCAAATGTTTTTAACAAATAGAAAAGGTACCCCCAGGTTCAGCTTCACCCCGGTCCCCGGGTACGGGGGGTATGGGGTGTAAGGTGGTGTTCAGCTTGCTGTCAGAGAGATCCCTCTCTTAATTGCACTAATTCCGATGGGTTTATCTCCACTGAATGAGTCTGATAGGGATTAAGCAACCTGCTCTGTGCGGAGTACCCAGAATCCCTCACAACAGTCAGATTAGAGAAACAGATCTCTTACATTTCAGCAGCAGTTTGCTTTTCAGATTTCCTCATTTAGTGTTCACTCCTCCACcttcaaagacacacacaaaacctcgTGAAGAAATTATGTTGTTTGCAACAATCTATTTGTTTCAACTGATTAGAGCCTGCTGAAATGTGGGGTTTCCGTCACTGAAAATGAGGATGTTCTATCTGTGCCTCACAGGCAGGCTGAACACAGGGAATGACTTCAGACCGAATCATAGATACACAGGCAAAGGAACCTTGGCTTGATAAGAGCTCTGAGAGTTTAGTGTGTTGTGGAGTGTATCCTGTGCTGCTTCCTGCAGAAGAGCTGACCTGCGAGCAGTTTGTCTCGAACACAGAAATGACCATGATGAATGCagggaaaaatacagaattcattcctgtctgtgtttgtaaagaTGGAGAGTCTGGAATTATGACTACAGTTACATCTACAttgataaaaagaaatacaaacagagaaatgcagagacaggcaggttaatgtgtcagacagacaggtgtgtcTGAGACAGGTGTGTCTGAGACAGGCAGGTTAATGTGTCTGAGACAGGTGTGTCTGAGACAGGTGTGTCTGAGACAGGCAGGTTAATGTGTGAGGTAGGTGTGCTCAGTCAGAGGTGCACGTCAGAtagagagtgtgacagagatgTTGTTCCAGACTTCTGTCTTCCGTATTAATCATGTATCTCTATAACAGCcgtttttttgttctgctttaaCTACATACCTGAAATCTGCTCTCCATACTATTAGTTGAATGGGTTTAAAAATGTCTGATCTGCTTGTTTGGATCGCTCCCTCATTTTCCTGGAGTAAAAGACGGTCTTAAAAGCGTGACTGCCTCCCACACTTTCAAATTACACATGGTCCTCTCACATGTTGGCCAGTGAAATCAGTGCAGTTAATTAGACGTTTTCCCAGAGCTCAAGGTTACTGCAGGACTTTTTCATTAGTTCCAGAGAGACTCGGGCTCCACCCATTCCTGCTGCCTGCAGGAGCAGCCTACACTCACTGCAAGACTGACCTGTACTTCCTCCTTCAGCGTGCAGACAACGCCTCGGTATGACTAAAGGAAAAcagtcacacacccacacggCTTTATTAAAATCAGTATTTTAGATGTAAATATTTCTGATCTGATGGTCACATTCAATTCATTACTCCATATTTCAGGAAAAGCACCTAATCTAGTTTCCTTTTGCCTTTGAATAGTTTTGATTTAAGAACAGCATTTATTACTATCTGAAGACAGCTAAGTGCTTCCAGGGAAACCATGTGATGATAAAGCAGTGTTGTGTTGTCTTCCTAACAATCAATGCCAAAGACCTGTTCTGGAAACTTTATTCAGCTCGTTGGTTCATTTCCTCTGATGTGATTCTGTtgctctgcctgcctgttgcACACTGCCATCCATTGGGAAAATACAGCTTTACCTCTCAAGATGGCATCAGGAAATACCGTCAACTAACATCAAACCAAGAAGCCCTGCCACTTTAACATCAGACTGTGCCCGTTTATGTTTGAATTCATGCAAGATActgttcattcatatttatgtttcatAGAGAGGGATCACAAAAAGGGTTAgataaagagaaaagagagacagagagaatgagcaagagagtgagatgaagaatgagagagagatggccatatgcatgcatattgtATGAGTATGGGTAGAGGTGGATAGGGAGGTGTACACCTGTCTGTAGGCAGAGGAGGATGAG
This region includes:
- the mlycd gene encoding malonyl-CoA decarboxylase, mitochondrial; protein product: MITLHFVRTLRCGSRSWRQPGALCSGLKVKVPNCRDCREARSRSSISDQGPVETMEDLLRRTVAPLPTYETRDKSSPPPESSSVEIMHFYRSLEKEHKLEFLSRLAQDFGVDHRSVSELAGKVVESQQRDMATVLQAEDRLRYSLIPRYRPMLSHISKVEGGVKFLVDLRADVIDILSSKASDSPHIRDLNGTLKGLLSEWFSVGLLCLERITWQSPCELLQKISQYEAVHPVRNWTDIKRRVGPYRRCYAFTHAAMPGEPLVVLHVALTDDIANNIQAIVREFATLDSEEDVNKINAAVFYSISSTQAGLQGVELGNYLIKRVVRELQGEFPHISQFSSLSPIPGFCSWLQGLLSPQRKEVRGVGLLTDQEWRAVEEVTGAGSGAEAVEALRKLLGTSEWVQSDRLVQVLEPALMRLCAWYLYGEKRRGYAINPVANFHLQNGATMWRLNWQADTSPRGITNSCGIMVNYRYFLQETSANSATYLQTKAISASEQVLSLVSQFQKNSKL